One region of Fusarium oxysporum f. sp. lycopersici 4287 chromosome 14, whole genome shotgun sequence genomic DNA includes:
- a CDS encoding hypothetical protein (At least one base has a quality score < 10) produces the protein MITAVLFVCWMHSRVKNGQVALIPNELWKNPCFTSVCITVALSFAVLNSLDLVTSLYFQEIEHLSALEAAIRMLPSTVVGLTLNITTGLVVHKIRANWLVALASLLSAGSPLLMAVIQSDWPYWKCAFPAQVLMPFSVDVLFTIGLIIITEVFPEEKQAVAGAVFNTAAQLGNTMGLAAMQIISTWVTKQQEKVKSPTQALMEGYRATFWTMLALLLVCTIVGAIGLRKAGKVGSKHY, from the exons ATGATAACAGCAGTGTTGTTTGTTTGCTGGATGCATTCTCGAGTCAAGAATGGCCAGGTTGCTCTCATCCCGAATGAGCTCTGGAAAAATCCTTGTTTTACCAGTGTCTGCATCACTGTGGCCCTATCGTTTGCTGTGTTGAACTCTCTGGACCTCGTGACGAGTCTTTA TTTCCAAGAAATCGAGCATCTCTCAGCCCTTGAAGCAGCTATACGCATGCTTCCGAGCACTGTTGTTGGCCTCACCCTCAACATCACTACGGGTCTTGTAGTTCACAAGATCCGTGCAAACTGGCTGGTCGCTCTCGCTTCCCTCCTTTCCGCTGGCTCGCCTCTGTTAATGGCTGTCATCCAGTCGGACTGGCCATACTGGAAGTGCGCTTTTCCCGCACAGGTCCTCATGCCGTTCTCTGTTGATGTTCTTTTCACAATAGGCCTTATCATTATCACGGAGGTTTTTCCTGAAGAAAAGCAAGCAGTCGCTGGTGCTGTTTTCAATACCGCTGCGCAACTTGGCAATACCATGGGGCTGGCTGCCATGCAAATCATCTCAACATGGGTCACAAAACAACAAGAGAAAGTAAAATCCCCGACACAGGCTCTGATGGAGGGATACAGAGCGACATTTTGGACTATGTTGGCCCTCTTGTTGGTCTGTACCATTGTCGGAGCAATTGGCCTTCGAAAAGCGGGCAAAGTTGGGTCAAAACATTATTAA
- a CDS encoding hypothetical protein (At least one base has a quality score < 10) translates to MDPTGKRQKPVKASEKAHQSIATILQLNPKEPKEQDLINTLIKRFDKTVFQQKLVNWIVNSNQSFSIVNDQDLRDIFNYLNPSVEITKANITDVTVRAIAEREFTNNMERVKDALRKSPGQIHIQYDGWKSGNRHALYGITCVFRDSNNRPQKCVLGLPELTERHTGENIAGQIIEIIREYEISDKLGYFTLDNAGNNKTSMGELGLEFGFDWEKRWVRCVGHVVNIVVKQMLYGKNPDAFEKEVFEGLHTAAKEHEVWRRRGSVGKWHNFAVEVSRSDTWTDMLKKVQAVESQLSDDAQLKKHRPVGVVVDNATRWLSQFSMIERALVLRPFYNSFVQRASNEWEKVNLTRAGHIKKGSKLPFFLKEENRMTADDWHVLGTLYDILLDFQLVVRGLEGDGQGKHQRNVEENEIDPPLSGTSWDLIHAYEFLLETLESAKRAVANFPDGHHLAVNINLGWLKLNEYYEHLNDSPLIYGAAVLHPAYRWALFDDLWGDDDERQLWITKAKEMVQDLWEREYRDLEVDDPEIELPANKRLKTSRNKFTAWRTKKRGLTAGGISVTESPIQSPAQSPRSSVGGLDLDEYEQWQRNIEDANASVTDPYEYWHIRRLKYPRLSRMALDLLTVPPMSAECERLFSTTGRMVTKSRNRLDASTIGLCQTLRSWLRAGLIGSLDRILMDE, encoded by the exons ATGGATCCGACAGGCAAGAGGCAAAAGCCTGTAAAGGCATCCGAGAAAGCACATCAGTCCATTGCAACAATCCTACAGTTGAACCCGAAGGAGCCGAAGGAACAAGATTTGATCAATACCTTGATCAAACGTTTCGACAAAACTGTATTCCAGCAGAAACTTGTCAACTGGATTGTCAATTCTAACCAATCCTTCTCGATCGTCAACGatcaagatcttcgagaCATCTTCAACTACCTCAATCCATCTGTTGAGATCACAAAAGCTAACATTACTGACGTGACCGTGCGTGCCATCGCAGAACGAGAATTTACCAACAACATGGAAAGAGTGAAGGATGCTTTGCGAAAGAGTCCGGGACAGATCCATATCCAGTACGATGGCTGGAAGTCTGGTAACCGACACGCCTTATACGGCATCACATGTGTGTTTCGGGATTCAAACAATCGGCCGCAGAAGTGTGTTCTCGGACTGCCTGAGCTTACAGAGCGGCACACAGGCGAGAATATCGCCGGGCAGATTATCGAGATCATTCGGGAGTACGAGATCAGCGATAAACTCGGATATTTCACACTGGATAATGCCGGTAACAATAAAACCTCGATGGGGGAGCTTGGATTAGAATTTGGTTTCGACTGGGAGAAGCGATGGGTTCGCTGCGTTGGCCACGTTGTCAACATAGTAGTGAAACAGATGCTGTATGGCAAGAACCCGGATGCTTTCGAGAAAGAGGTCTTCGAAGGACTTCACACGGCAGCGAAGGAGCATGAAGTCTGGAGGAGGCGAGGCTCTGTTGGAAAATGGCATAACTTTGCTGTT GAGGTGAGCAGATCGGACACGTGGACCGATATGCTCAAGAAGGTACAGGCTGTTGAGAGCCAACTCTCTGATGACGCTCAGCTCAAGAAACACCGTCCAGTTGGAGTTGTGGTCGACAATGCTACCCGGTGGCTTTCTCAATTCTCGATGATTGAGCGCGCTCTCGTCTTGAGGCCATTTTATAATTCTTTTGTCCAGAGAGCGTCAAACGAGTGGGAGAAGGTCAACTTGACGAGAGCTGGCCACATCAAAAAGGGCTCCAAGCTGCCCTTCTTCCTGAAGGAAGAGAACCGCATGACAGCTGATGATTGGCATGTGCTCGGGACTCTTTACGACATTTTGCTTGACTTCCAGCTGGTTGTGAGAGGTCTTGAGGGTGATGGACAGGGAAAACACCAGAGAAATGTCGAGGAAAACGAGATCGACCCTCCACTGTCCG GAACAAGCTGGGATCTTATTCACGCATACGAATTTCTTCTCGAAACCCTCGAATCCGCGAAAAGAGCAGTCGCCAATTTTCCGGACGGCCATCACCTCGctgtcaacatcaacctGGGCTGGCTCAAATTGAACGAATACTACGAGCATCTGAACGATAGCCCCCTGATCTATGGCGCCGCAGTTCTTCATCCTGCCTACCGGTGGGCACTGTTTGACGATTTGTGGGGAGACGACGACGAAAGACAGTTATGGATTACCAAAGCGAAGGAGATGGTCCAGGATCTCTGGGAGAGAGAGTATAGGGACCTGGAGGTTGATGACCCAGAGATTGAGTTGCCTGCGAATAAGCGGCTGAAGACCTCAAGGAACAAGTTCACAGCGTGGCGCACAAAGAAGCGAGGACTGACGGCTGGAGGGATTTCTGTTACCGAGTCGCCAATTCAATCCCCAGCTCAATCCCCTAGGTCCTCAGTTGGCGGTCTGGATCTTGATGAATACGAGCAGTGGCAGCGTAATATCGAGGATGCTAATGCTTCTGTCACAGATCCCTACGAATACTGGCACATAAGGCGGCTCAAATACCCCCGGTTGTCTAGGATGGCCTTGGATCTGCTTACTGTGCCACCAATGTCAGCCGAGTGTGAGAGGCTATTCTCGACCACTGGCCGCATGGTTACCAAGAGCCGCAATAGGCTAGATGCCAGTACAATTGGGCTTTGTCAGACACTACGGAGTTGGTTGCGTGCCGGTTTGATCGGGTCGCTAGATAGGATTCTAATGGACGAGTGA
- a CDS encoding hypothetical protein (At least one base has a quality score < 10), with product MGFYNKIDARQTGYQIMNPTVLELPRGGNSSHDFLLIARTKHIAKNIHHKQYQLARQVASFANLTYDSFGRPLLKTGKWSKLLVEDFGVPEHHCKGQPNIDKYIGPEDMKLFWTRTGEPLLIFTHQVNGKNMCQGQFLIDVRAALVELEQVLGPEFASLLPPIRFASPVGLRRDAPPGHENHPRYQREKNWAPGQSPFGSVSELLLMAEPGQLFRWISNDEPVELVLGAKDHRSAVEEPYPATAKPGETWHSRKSMTCVHDVMFHDEHVHQSTPMLTLTLCHRGSCEPDRQNTVMLGMIQRRQDPPAAPFTWYDRRIAVYESSPPYSMLSVSKKLTYHGETDSRYIWTGSMSYYTNHTEFPPPNHGFLDDEIWLGFGVNDAAAGWLDIRASELVADHYLCQGAPAEYRYYRQNSLA from the coding sequence ATGGGTTTCTATAACAAGATAGATGCACGGCAGACTGGCTACCAAATTATGAATCCAACGGTACTGGAACTTCCCCGCGGTGGGAATAGCAGCCATGACTTTCTCCTCATAGCACGCACGAAACACATTGCGAAAAACATTCACCACAAACAATATCAATTAGCACGCCAAGTCGCCTCATTTGCAAACCTCACGTACGATAGCTTTGGACGCCCGTTGCTGAAAACTGGTAAATGGTCCAAGCTTCTCGTTGAAGACTTTGGAGTCCCTGAACATCACTGCAAAGGACAGCCTAATATAGACAAATACATAGGCCCAGAAGACATGAAACTCTTCTGGACACGAACTGGTGAACCACTACTTATTTTTACTCATCAAGTCAACGGCAAGAACATGTGCCAGGGCCAGTTCCTGATTGATGTCCGTGCCGCCCTGGTTGAACTTGAACAGGTTCTGGGTCCTGAATTCGCATCTCTTCTACCGCCCATCCGCTTCGCTTCCCCAGTAGGTCTTCGTCGTGATGCACCACCCGGCCACGAAAATCATCCTCGCTACCAGCGCGAAAAGAACTGGGCACCTGGACAGTCCCCCTTCGGCTCCGTGTcagagcttcttctcatggCGGAGCCCGGCCAGCTGTTCCGCTGGATATCCAATGACGAGCCCGTAGAGTTGGTCCTTGGCGCGAAGGATCATCGGTCGGCTGTTGAGGAGCCATATCCAGCTACAGCCAAGCCTGGCGAGACTTGGCATAGCAGGAAAAGTATGACATGTGTACACGACGTTATGTTCCACGATGAGCATGTTCACCAGAGTACACCTATGTTAACCCTTACACTCTGCCACAGAGGGTCATGTGAGCCAGACAGGCAGAACACGGTCATGCTTGGCATGATACAACGGCGTCAAGACCCGCCTGCTGCGCCGTTTACATGGTACGACCGTCGAATAGCTGTATATGAATCATCGCCGCCGTATTCAATGCTTAGCGTGAGTAAGAAGCTCACGTATCACGGTGAAACGGACAGCAGATACATCTGGACGGGCTCCATGTCGTATTATACTAACCATACCGAGTTTCCACCTCCAAATCATGGGTTTCTAGACGATGAGATCTGGTTGGGTTTTGGGGTCAATGACGCAGCTGCTGGGTGGCTCGATATTCGGGCGAGCGAACTGGTTGCGGATCATTACTTATGCCAAGGGGCTCCAGCCGAATACAGGTATTATAGACAGAACAGTTTGGCATAA
- a CDS encoding hypothetical protein (At least one base has a quality score < 10), translated as MALLVNVHLESFPSALEIAAKNGNSDIIELLLEANADVNATKVRCPSALQLASFHGHRNIVQLLLKHGADVHVQTQQFPPALQGAASKGQNEIVELLLDNGADIDAHDQQYPTALQSAVADCNKQLVESLLDKGASINAQGGLLPPPVNIASANGNRSILKLFLNRNMNAQVQGETWARALLVAAFHGRRRMVEFLIENGADFNQQVQSSGAFLLPSGETLITALQAAAGGGHKAIIKLLIKSGADVGASDHRSPTPLQAAVTGGHKDAIQLLLDNGAAVDDHNQHCPTAIQRAIMNGDRRTVELLLSRGADANLQGGQLAPPLYIAIAMGHRGIVQLLLDHDIYVDTQCQGYGTALMRRCIDIILLSMPNQYSRRLDALMLETRRDDVARTKFAN; from the exons ATGGCCCTGCTTGTCAATGTGCATTTAGA AAGCTTCCCGAGCGCGCTAGAGATTGCAGCCAAAAATGGTAACTCAGATATcatcgagcttcttctggaagcGAACGCGGATGTTAATGCCACGAAAGTACGCTGCCCGAGCGCTCTCCAGTTGGCATCTTTTCACGGACATAGGAACATTGTTCAGCTACTCCTCAAACATGGTGCTGATGTTCACGTGCAAACACAACAGTTCCCGCCAGCGCTTCAGGGAGCGGCAAGCAAAGGTCAAAATGAAAtcgttgagcttctcctcgATAATGGTGCCGACATTGATGCGCACGACCAACAATATCCCACAGCCCTCCAGAGCGCAGTAGCGGACTGTAACAAGCAACTTGTTGAGTCCCTCTTGGATAAAGGTGCTAGTATTAATGCACAGGGTGGGTTGCTTCCACCACCTGTAAACATCGCATCAGCCAATGGCAACCGCAGCATTCTCAAGCTGTTTCTTAACAGAAATATGAATGCTCAGGTCCAAGGCGAAACATGGGCAAGGGCCCTCCTGGTAGCAGCATTTCATGGTCGAAGGAGGATGGTTGAGTTCCTTATCGAGAATGGCGCGGATTTCAATCAGCAAGTTCAATCGTCGGGTGCATTCTTGTTACCTTCAGGCGAAACACTCATAACAGCCCTTCAAGCAGCCGCAGGAGGAGGTCACAAGGCCATTATTAAGCTTCTTATCAAAAGTGGTGCTGATGTCGGCGCGTCAGATCATCGATCCCCGACACCTCTTCAAGCAGCCGTAACAGGAGGTCACAAGGATGCTATTCAACTACTTCTCGATAATGGAGCTGCAGTGGACGACCATAATCAACATTGCCCTACAGCCATCCAACGAGCGATTATGAACGGTGATCGAAGAACGGTCGAACTCCTCCTCTCCAGGGGTGCTGACGCCAATCTACAAGGCGGACAGCTTGCACCTCCATTGTATATTGCAATAGCCATGGGTCATAGGGGTATTGTTCAGCTTCTCCTGGATCATGATATCTATGTCGATACACAATGCCAAGGTTACGGTACCGCTCTGATGCGACGGTGCATAGACATAATATTGCTGTCAATGCCGAACCAATACAGCCGGCGCTTAGACGCTTTGATGCTCGAAACTCGAAGGGATGACGTGGCGAGAACCAAATTTGCTAATTAG
- a CDS encoding hypothetical protein (At least one base has a quality score < 10), whose product MHSTISQDSSRPMCIHWRLMVCCSMYYNSETKLSLTMASICALMSSKSHTMALLTLIPELYYHFTPYLTCRDLFNLGLSHRRAHQITEPLLYFTDTKSNRPVALTWAAVSGYEITAEKALRAYRQGCPNHGPACQCAFRVSLIRALGIASTCEHVGIIRALLENGVDVDARHRSFPSALEIAAKNGNSDIIELLLEANADVNATKVRCPSALQLASFHGHRNIVQLLLKHGADVHVQTQQFPPALQGAASKGQNEIVELLLDNGADIDAHDQQYPTALQSAVADCNKQLVESLLDKGASINAQGGLLPPPVNIASANGNRSILKLFLNRNMNAQVQGETWARALLVAAFHGRRRMVEFLIENGADFNQQVQSSGAFLLPSGETLITALQAAAGGGHKAIIKLLIKSGADVGASDHRSPTPLQAAVTGGHKDAIQLLLDNGAAVDDHNQHCPTAIQRAIMNGDRRTVELLLSRGADANLQGGQLAPPLYIAIAMGHRGIVQLLLDHDIYVDTQCQGYGTALMRRCIDIILLSMPNQYSRRLDALMLETRRDDVARTKFAN is encoded by the coding sequence ATGCATTCGACCATTTCTCAAGACTCATCAAGGCCAATGTGTATACATTGGAGGTTAATGGTGTGCTGTTCTATGTACTATAACAGTGAGACGAAACTCTCGCTCACTATGGCTTCAATTTGTGCATTAATGTCTAGTAAATCTCACACAATGGCACTCCTTACCCTCATTCCAGAGCTTTACTATCATTTTACTCCTTACCTGACATGCAGGGATCTATTCAACCTCGGCTTGTCCCATAGGCGAGCACATCAGATTACAGAACCTCTTCTCTACTTTACTGACACCAAAAGCAATCGCCCTGTTGCATTAACTTGGGCTGCTGTCTCGGGGTATGAAATAACCGCAGAAAAAGCTCTTAGGGCCTACAGGCAAGGCTGCCCTAACCATGGCCCTGCTTGTCAATGTGCATTTAGAGTCAGTTTGATACGAGCACTCGGTATAGCTTCGACGTGTGAGCACGTCGGTATTATCCGAGCGCTTTTGGAAAATggggttgatgttgatgcaCGCCACAGAAGCTTCCCGAGCGCGCTAGAGATTGCAGCCAAAAATGGTAACTCAGATATcatcgagcttcttctggaagcGAACGCGGATGTTAATGCCACGAAAGTACGCTGCCCGAGCGCTCTCCAGTTGGCATCTTTTCACGGACATAGGAACATTGTTCAGCTACTCCTCAAACATGGTGCTGATGTTCACGTGCAAACACAACAGTTCCCGCCAGCGCTTCAGGGAGCGGCAAGCAAAGGTCAAAATGAAAtcgttgagcttctcctcgATAATGGTGCCGACATTGATGCGCACGACCAACAATATCCCACAGCCCTCCAGAGCGCAGTAGCGGACTGTAACAAGCAACTTGTTGAGTCCCTCTTGGATAAAGGTGCTAGTATTAATGCACAGGGTGGGTTGCTTCCACCACCTGTAAACATCGCATCAGCCAATGGCAACCGCAGCATTCTCAAGCTGTTTCTTAACAGAAATATGAATGCTCAGGTCCAAGGCGAAACATGGGCAAGGGCCCTCCTGGTAGCAGCATTTCATGGTCGAAGGAGGATGGTTGAGTTCCTTATCGAGAATGGCGCGGATTTCAATCAGCAAGTTCAATCGTCGGGTGCATTCTTGTTACCTTCAGGCGAAACACTCATAACAGCCCTTCAAGCAGCCGCAGGAGGAGGTCACAAGGCCATTATTAAGCTTCTTATCAAAAGTGGTGCTGATGTCGGCGCGTCAGATCATCGATCCCCGACACCTCTTCAAGCAGCCGTAACAGGAGGTCACAAGGATGCTATTCAACTACTTCTCGATAATGGAGCTGCAGTGGACGACCATAATCAACATTGCCCTACAGCCATCCAACGAGCGATTATGAACGGTGATCGAAGAACGGTCGAACTCCTCCTCTCCAGGGGTGCTGACGCCAATCTACAAGGCGGACAGCTTGCACCTCCATTGTATATTGCAATAGCCATGGGTCATAGGGGTATTGTTCAGCTTCTCCTGGATCATGATATCTATGTCGATACACAATGCCAAGGTTACGGTACCGCTCTGATGCGACGGTGCATAGACATAATATTGCTGTCAATGCCGAACCAATACAGCCGGCGCTTAGACGCTTTGATGCTCGAAACTCGAAGGGATGACGTGGCGAGAACCAAATTTGCTAATTAG